Proteins from one Panicum virgatum strain AP13 chromosome 7K, P.virgatum_v5, whole genome shotgun sequence genomic window:
- the LOC120640748 gene encoding heavy metal-associated isoprenylated plant protein 7-like isoform X2, with translation MGEEAKKEEAEKPKEAAAPAEDKPKDAPPAEEKPKEGGGEEKKEEAPPPPPPPPEEVEMRVYMHCEGCARKVKKILRRFDGVEDVIADSKAHKVVVKGKKAAADPMKVVARVQKKTGRKVELLSPIPPPPEEKKEEEKKEEPEPPKLEEKKEPPVLAVVLKVHMHCEACAEGLRKRILKMKGVQSAEPDLKASEVTVKGVFEEAKLAEYVYKRTGKHAAIIKSEPVAPPESAGGDSKAKEEKKAEGGSEEKKDDDKEEKKDGKEGGGEEKKEEKKEKEGGDAAAGDEKEKADKEKEAAAIAAANLYMHYPRFAFPGGYYQPPPPLPPPGYVYQPAYPPAAYPPPPVYAQHHQAMAPQIFSDENPNACYIM, from the exons AAGgacgcgccgccggcggaggagaagcccaaggagggcggcggcgaggagaagaaggaggaggcgccgccgccgccgcccccgccgccggaggaggtcGAGATGCGGGTCTACATGCACTGCGAGGGGTGCGCCAGGAAGGTCAAGAAGATCCTCAGGCGCTTCGACG GAGTGGAGGACGTGATTGCTGActcaaaggcacacaaggtggtGGTGAAGGGGAAGAAGGCAGCCGCCGACCCCATGAAAGTGGTGGCGCGTGTCCAGAAGAAGACCGGACGCAAGGTGGAGCTTCTCTCGCCGATCCCGCCTCCGCcggaggagaagaaggaagaggagaagaaggaggagccggagccacCCAAGCTGGAGGAAAAGAAGGAG CCGCCTGTGCTCGCCGTTGTACTGAAGGTACATATGCACTGCGAAGCCTGCGCTGAGGGGCTCAGGAAGAGGATCCTCAAGATGAAAG GGGTGCAATCTGCAGAGCCAGACCTGAAGGCATCGGAGGTGACAGTGAAGGGTGTGTTCGAGGAGGCCAAGCTGGCCGAGTACGTGTACAAGCGCACCGGTAAGCATGCTGCCATCATCAAGTCTGAGCCTGTGGCTCCGCCGGAGAGCGCAGGGGGTGACAGCAAGGccaaggaggagaagaaggcaGAAGGTGGCAGCGaggagaagaaggacgacgacaaggaggagaagaaggacgGCAAAGAAGGTGGCGgcgaggagaagaaggaggagaagaaggagaaggagggtggtgatgctgccgccggcgacgagaagGAGAAGGCGGACAAGGAGAAGGAGGCAGCTGCCATTGCTGCGGCCAACCTGTACATGCACTACCCGCGGTTCGCATTCCCCGGCGGGTActaccagccgccgccgccgctaccgccGCCCGGGTATGTTTACCAGCCAGCCTACCCGCCAGCAGCCTACCCACCGCCACCGGTGTATGCGCAGCACCACCAGGCAATGGCTCCGCAGATCTTCAGTGATGAGAACCCGAATGCGTGCTACATCATGTAA